In Halomonas denitrificans, one DNA window encodes the following:
- the holA gene encoding DNA polymerase III subunit delta, which translates to MKSFPERLPEALQRGLAPVYLVAGPERLLVEEACDAIREAARRAGVAERIRLSADGRFDWSELARATETGSLFASQRLVELRLPTGKPGAEGGKVLRGWIDEARDDILLVICDAWELNQEKAAWFKAIDGAGVYVPCWAVKPDRLPQWIDQRVRSRGLALDGEAARFLAARLEGNLLAAAQEVDRLALLFPGGTLNLETVQEAVADNARFDGFRLTDLVLGGQPGPALRCIRGLRETDAPPPAVLWALGRELEIAREVAHRSAHEPIGRVFNALRVWKARQGPIQACIRRQGPARLDRAIGTLARLDSISKGRAFGDFWVELERLCVSLAASPSRPGRAA; encoded by the coding sequence GTGAAGTCGTTCCCCGAACGGCTGCCGGAAGCGCTCCAGCGCGGACTGGCGCCGGTCTACCTGGTGGCGGGTCCGGAGCGCCTGCTGGTCGAGGAGGCCTGCGACGCGATCCGCGAGGCCGCGCGCCGGGCCGGTGTCGCCGAGCGGATTCGCCTGAGCGCCGATGGCCGCTTCGACTGGAGCGAACTGGCCCGCGCCACCGAGACCGGGTCGTTGTTCGCCAGCCAGCGCCTGGTCGAGCTCCGCCTGCCGACCGGAAAGCCCGGCGCCGAAGGCGGCAAGGTACTGCGCGGCTGGATCGACGAGGCGCGTGACGACATCCTGCTGGTGATCTGCGACGCCTGGGAGCTGAACCAGGAAAAGGCGGCCTGGTTCAAGGCGATCGACGGCGCCGGTGTCTACGTGCCCTGCTGGGCGGTCAAGCCCGATCGCCTGCCGCAGTGGATCGACCAGCGGGTCCGCAGCCGCGGGCTGGCGCTGGACGGCGAGGCGGCTCGCTTCCTCGCCGCGCGGCTCGAGGGCAACCTGCTCGCTGCGGCGCAGGAGGTCGATCGGCTCGCGCTGCTGTTTCCCGGCGGCACGCTGAACCTGGAGACAGTGCAGGAGGCGGTGGCCGACAATGCACGCTTCGACGGGTTCCGCTTGACCGACCTGGTGCTCGGCGGTCAGCCGGGCCCTGCGCTGCGCTGCATTCGCGGCCTGCGCGAGACCGATGCGCCGCCGCCGGCCGTGCTGTGGGCGCTGGGCCGTGAACTGGAGATCGCCCGCGAAGTCGCCCATCGCAGTGCGCATGAACCGATCGGCCGGGTGTTCAACGCCCTACGCGTGTGGAAGGCCCGGCAGGGCCCCATCCAGGCCTGCATCCGGCGCCAGGGTCCGGCGCGTCTCGACCGCGCGATCGGTACGCTGGCCCGCCTGGATTCGATCTCCAAGGGACGGGCCTTCGGCGATTTCTGGGTCGAGCTCGAACGCCTCTGCGTTTCGCTCGCCGCGTCGCCGTCGCGGCCTGGACGGGCGGCATGA
- a CDS encoding low specificity L-threonine aldolase gives MNFKSDNEAPAHPRILDALIEANRDFATAYGDDRWSRRLDDAFSELFETRCRVLPLATGTAANSVTLAALTPAWGAVLCHRQAHIHCDEGGAPEFYTHGAKLMPLEGDHGKLVPPILAAAIDGAGTHGVHNVAPAVVSITQATECGTAYRPGEIEALSEVARSRGLPLHMDGARFANAVAHLGVAPADVTWRAGVDVLSFGATKNGALTAEAIVVFEDRFATGPLDHSLEAVLEAMARMRKRGGHLLSKMRYVSSQLLAMLDDGLWLDLARTANARAARLAEAIDRHSEAELAWPVEANEVFMRWTPEALAALKQQGFEFHLWPGHDDLARLVCAFSTTDEAVDGLIAALDRAIP, from the coding sequence TCGAGGCCAATCGCGATTTCGCGACCGCCTACGGCGACGATCGCTGGAGCCGACGGCTCGACGATGCGTTCTCCGAACTGTTCGAAACGCGCTGCCGGGTGCTGCCGCTGGCCACCGGGACCGCCGCGAACTCCGTGACCCTGGCGGCGCTGACCCCGGCCTGGGGCGCGGTCCTGTGTCACCGCCAGGCCCATATCCATTGCGACGAGGGCGGGGCGCCCGAGTTCTACACGCACGGGGCCAAGCTGATGCCGCTCGAGGGCGACCACGGCAAGCTGGTGCCGCCCATCCTCGCCGCGGCGATCGACGGTGCCGGAACGCACGGCGTGCACAACGTCGCACCGGCGGTCGTGTCGATCACCCAGGCCACCGAGTGCGGCACCGCGTATCGACCCGGCGAGATCGAGGCCCTGTCCGAGGTCGCCCGATCGCGCGGCCTCCCCCTGCACATGGACGGTGCCCGGTTCGCCAACGCGGTGGCCCATCTCGGCGTCGCGCCGGCGGATGTCACCTGGCGGGCCGGGGTCGACGTGCTGAGCTTCGGCGCGACCAAGAACGGCGCGCTGACGGCCGAGGCCATCGTCGTGTTCGAAGACCGGTTCGCCACCGGCCCGCTCGACCACTCGCTCGAGGCCGTGCTCGAAGCGATGGCGCGAATGCGCAAGCGCGGCGGGCACCTGCTGTCGAAGATGCGCTATGTCTCGTCCCAGCTGCTGGCCATGCTCGACGACGGCCTGTGGCTGGACCTGGCGCGCACGGCCAACGCACGGGCCGCGCGCCTGGCCGAAGCGATCGACCGTCACTCCGAGGCGGAGCTGGCGTGGCCGGTCGAAGCCAACGAAGTGTTCATGCGCTGGACGCCCGAGGCCCTGGCGGCCCTGAAGCAGCAGGGCTTCGAATTCCACCTCTGGCCGGGCCACGACGACCTTGCACGCCTGGTCTGCGCCTTCTCGACCACCGACGAGGCCGTCGACGGGCTGATCGCGGCACTGGACCGGGCCATACCCTGA
- the leuS gene encoding leucine--tRNA ligase, producing the protein MTEAYNPATLEPAARERWQREGTFRSPDDPGDQAFYCLSMFPYPSGKLHMGHMRNYTISDVITRYHRMNGRPVLQPMGWDAFGLPAENAAIARGVPPAKWTRDNIAHMRGQLQQLGFAIDWDRELATCDPDYYRWNQWLFLKMLEKGIAYKKTGTVNWDPVDHTVLANEQVIDGRGWRTGALVEKREIPMYYLRITDYADELLDALDGLEGWPERVRAMQANWIGKSYGMEIEFPYDGGRLKVFTTRPDTLMGATYMAVAPEHPLAVLAAERNEAVADFIRSCSTGGVSEAELATQEKRGIDTGFTAEHPLTGEALPVWIANYVLIGYGEGAVMAVPGHDERDFEFANKYGLPIVQVVDSDAFEDYDSSTWHDGYVAKDNVRLVNSGEFDGLDHAAAFDAIASAVEAKGLGRRRVQYRLRDWGISRQRYWGCPIPIIHCPDCGDVPVPESDLPVELPEDLVPDGSGSPLTKHEKFLACSCPKCGGDARRETDTMDTFVDSSWYFLRYPCVDNEEAMVDERTRAWMPVDQYIGGIEHAILHLLYARFWTRVMRDLDLVDVSEPFANLLTQGMVLAETWYREDEAGRKVWFNPADVDVKRDGKGQIESAVLAEDGQPVRFGGIEKMAKSKNNGVDPAALVEHYGADTVRLFSMFASPPEQSLEWSDAGVEGAWRFIKRLWQQVEDHRAAEPPGTLDADALDEAGRETRRRVHETIAKVTDDFARRYTFNTAIAAVMECSNHLARYEPADANGRAVAREGWEALVRLVAPVTPHVAQALWERLGHDESILDAGWPSVDEQALVQDRVTVVVQVNGKVRGRIECEPGADRKIVEAMAIEEENVQRFVEGKQIRKVIVVPDKLVNVVVSG; encoded by the coding sequence GTGACCGAAGCCTACAACCCGGCCACCCTCGAGCCGGCCGCCCGCGAGCGGTGGCAGCGAGAGGGGACCTTCCGATCCCCCGACGACCCCGGTGATCAGGCGTTCTATTGCCTGAGCATGTTCCCGTATCCGTCGGGCAAGCTGCACATGGGCCACATGCGGAACTACACGATTTCCGATGTGATCACCCGCTACCACCGGATGAACGGTCGACCCGTGCTGCAGCCGATGGGCTGGGATGCCTTCGGCCTGCCGGCCGAGAACGCGGCGATCGCGCGCGGCGTGCCGCCGGCGAAGTGGACCCGCGACAACATTGCCCACATGCGCGGCCAGCTCCAGCAGCTCGGCTTCGCGATCGACTGGGACCGGGAACTGGCCACCTGCGATCCGGACTACTACCGGTGGAACCAGTGGCTGTTCCTGAAGATGCTGGAGAAGGGCATCGCCTACAAGAAGACCGGGACCGTCAACTGGGATCCGGTCGACCACACGGTGCTGGCCAACGAGCAGGTCATCGACGGGCGCGGGTGGCGCACCGGGGCGCTGGTCGAGAAGCGCGAGATCCCGATGTACTACCTGCGGATCACCGACTACGCCGATGAGCTTCTCGACGCGCTCGATGGCCTGGAGGGCTGGCCCGAACGCGTCCGCGCCATGCAGGCCAACTGGATCGGCAAGAGCTACGGGATGGAGATCGAGTTCCCCTACGACGGCGGCCGCCTGAAGGTCTTCACCACGCGACCCGACACGCTGATGGGCGCGACCTACATGGCGGTTGCACCGGAGCATCCGCTGGCGGTGCTGGCGGCCGAGCGCAACGAAGCGGTGGCCGATTTCATCCGATCGTGCTCCACCGGCGGGGTGTCCGAGGCCGAGCTGGCGACGCAGGAGAAGCGCGGCATCGATACGGGGTTCACCGCCGAGCATCCGCTGACCGGCGAGGCATTGCCCGTGTGGATCGCCAACTACGTGCTGATCGGCTACGGCGAGGGCGCCGTCATGGCGGTGCCGGGCCACGACGAACGCGACTTCGAGTTCGCCAACAAGTACGGCCTGCCGATCGTTCAGGTGGTCGATTCCGATGCCTTCGAGGACTACGATTCGTCCACCTGGCACGATGGCTATGTCGCCAAGGACAACGTTCGCCTGGTCAACTCCGGCGAATTCGACGGGCTGGACCATGCGGCGGCCTTCGACGCCATCGCCTCGGCGGTCGAGGCGAAGGGCCTGGGCCGGCGGCGGGTCCAGTATCGCTTGCGCGACTGGGGCATCAGCCGCCAGCGCTACTGGGGTTGCCCGATCCCGATCATCCACTGCCCGGACTGCGGCGACGTTCCCGTGCCGGAATCCGACCTGCCGGTCGAGTTGCCCGAGGACCTGGTGCCGGATGGTTCCGGCAGTCCGTTGACGAAGCACGAAAAATTTCTCGCCTGCAGCTGCCCGAAGTGCGGCGGAGACGCCCGGCGCGAGACCGACACCATGGATACGTTCGTCGACTCCTCGTGGTACTTCCTGCGCTATCCCTGCGTCGACAACGAAGAGGCCATGGTCGATGAACGGACCCGCGCCTGGATGCCCGTCGACCAGTACATCGGCGGCATCGAGCACGCGATCCTGCACCTGCTCTACGCGCGATTCTGGACCCGGGTGATGCGCGATCTCGACCTGGTCGACGTCTCCGAGCCGTTCGCCAACCTGCTGACCCAGGGCATGGTGCTGGCCGAGACCTGGTATCGCGAGGACGAGGCGGGGCGCAAGGTGTGGTTCAATCCGGCCGATGTCGACGTGAAGCGCGACGGCAAGGGCCAGATCGAATCGGCGGTCCTGGCCGAGGACGGCCAGCCCGTGCGCTTCGGCGGCATCGAGAAGATGGCCAAGTCGAAGAACAACGGCGTCGATCCCGCCGCCCTCGTCGAACACTACGGCGCCGATACGGTGCGCCTGTTTTCGATGTTCGCCTCGCCGCCCGAGCAGTCGCTCGAGTGGTCCGATGCCGGCGTCGAGGGCGCCTGGCGATTCATCAAGCGCCTCTGGCAGCAGGTCGAGGATCATCGGGCGGCCGAGCCCCCGGGCACGCTGGACGCCGATGCGCTGGACGAGGCCGGCCGCGAGACGCGCCGTCGTGTGCACGAGACGATCGCGAAGGTGACCGACGACTTCGCGCGACGCTATACCTTCAATACCGCGATCGCGGCGGTGATGGAATGCAGCAACCACCTGGCCCGCTACGAGCCGGCCGACGCCAACGGCCGCGCCGTCGCTCGCGAGGGCTGGGAGGCGCTGGTCCGCCTGGTCGCGCCGGTCACCCCGCACGTCGCCCAGGCTCTCTGGGAACGCCTCGGGCACGACGAGTCGATCCTGGATGCGGGCTGGCCGTCGGTCGACGAACAGGCCCTGGTCCAGGACCGCGTTACCGTGGTCGTGCAGGTCAACGGAAAGGTCCGCGGGCGGATCGAGTGCGAGCCCGGCGCCGACCGCAAGATCGTCGAGGCCATGGCGATCGAGGAGGAGAACGTGCAGCGATTCGTGGAAGGCAAGCAGATCCGAAAGGTGATCGTGGTGCCCGACAAGCTCGTCAACGTGGTCGTGTCCGGATGA